From Chryseobacterium gallinarum, one genomic window encodes:
- the prmA gene encoding 50S ribosomal protein L11 methyltransferase, with the protein MQNYLEFNFKISPLQPWSEILMAELIEIGFDSFTEEIDGILGYIQTDLFNEEALKALPLFGNENVKIEYSFEEMPNINWNEEWEKNFEPINIDDKVLIRAEFHESVPGMHEIIIQPKMSFGTGHHPTTHLMIQQMMDIDFHGKKVLDMGCGTSVLAIYAKQQGAGDTKAIDIDEWSVENSKENAARNNVGLDIEQGTAENLGKENYDIILANINRNILISDIPAYVSVLNEGGQLLLSGLCFFDVDDILEVCKENGLELKKQLQREEWVSLLLEK; encoded by the coding sequence ATGCAAAATTATTTAGAATTCAATTTCAAAATTTCCCCATTACAACCCTGGAGTGAAATATTAATGGCAGAGCTTATAGAAATAGGCTTCGATAGTTTTACAGAAGAAATTGACGGAATTTTAGGATATATTCAGACGGACTTATTTAATGAAGAAGCATTGAAGGCATTGCCTCTTTTCGGGAATGAAAATGTAAAGATTGAATATTCTTTCGAAGAAATGCCTAATATCAACTGGAACGAAGAATGGGAAAAGAATTTTGAGCCTATCAATATTGATGATAAAGTATTGATCAGAGCAGAGTTCCATGAATCTGTACCGGGAATGCATGAAATTATTATTCAGCCTAAAATGTCTTTCGGAACGGGACATCATCCTACTACTCATTTGATGATCCAGCAGATGATGGATATTGATTTCCATGGAAAGAAGGTATTGGATATGGGATGCGGAACTTCTGTATTGGCAATTTATGCAAAACAGCAGGGAGCAGGAGATACCAAAGCAATTGATATTGATGAGTGGTCTGTAGAGAATTCCAAAGAAAATGCGGCCAGGAATAATGTAGGGCTGGATATTGAACAGGGTACTGCTGAAAATTTAGGAAAAGAAAACTACGATATTATTTTGGCTAATATCAATAGAAATATCTTGATTTCCGATATTCCGGCGTATGTTTCCGTATTGAATGAAGGGGGACAATTATTGCTTTCCGGGCTATGTTTCTTTGATGTAGATGATATCCTGGAGGTGTGTAAAGAAAACGGTCTTGAACTTAAAAAACAGCTGCAGCGTGAAGAGTGGGTAAGCCTGCTGCTTGAAAAATAA
- a CDS encoding SH3 domain-containing protein: protein MMKALWTALFLLTLQFFTAQENEVYANGIFGFEENKNQKVFTDWTRVRKEPDVSAQIADSLQTNSQVMILKKEEKILKLGERRANWYKISYQKGGVTSEGYVWGGNLCVGYRNKNGYDFLFGLSKTIDKKSKELNTTEKQNIAGVKVMQGNMLLDEVYFDTGREEELSYATFDIESNHKLQNVELTLKAMVSGEACGIASYDQYILFKDKKLIALPQLMNVGDADVFYHSEEYIFPNDKGGIPNAFIFKTEEMEKDDKDREKKKRSSKIYLWDGNSYKLK, encoded by the coding sequence ATGATGAAGGCTTTATGGACGGCTTTATTTTTACTGACACTGCAGTTTTTTACAGCGCAGGAAAATGAAGTGTATGCAAATGGAATTTTTGGTTTTGAGGAAAATAAAAACCAAAAGGTTTTTACGGACTGGACAAGGGTGAGAAAGGAGCCTGATGTGAGTGCGCAAATTGCAGATTCATTGCAGACTAATTCGCAGGTAATGATCCTTAAAAAAGAAGAAAAGATTTTAAAGTTGGGGGAAAGAAGGGCCAACTGGTATAAAATCTCTTATCAGAAAGGAGGGGTAACTTCTGAAGGATATGTTTGGGGTGGAAACCTTTGTGTAGGGTACCGTAATAAAAATGGTTATGATTTCCTTTTTGGACTCTCAAAAACGATAGATAAAAAAAGCAAGGAATTGAATACTACCGAAAAGCAAAATATAGCCGGAGTGAAAGTGATGCAAGGAAATATGCTGCTTGATGAGGTATATTTTGATACAGGAAGAGAGGAAGAGCTGAGCTATGCAACCTTCGATATTGAAAGCAATCATAAGCTGCAGAATGTTGAACTGACACTGAAAGCAATGGTTTCCGGAGAAGCGTGTGGGATTGCAAGCTATGATCAGTATATCCTCTTTAAAGATAAAAAATTAATTGCGCTGCCTCAGTTGATGAATGTTGGAGATGCAGATGTGTTTTATCATAGCGAAGAGTACATTTTTCCTAATGATAAAGGGGGAATTCCCAATGCTTTTATTTTTAAAACGGAAGAGATGGAAAAAGATGATAAAGACCGTGAAAAAAAGAAACGTTCCTCTAAAATTTATCTTTGGGATGGAAATTCTTATAAGCTAAAATAA